A single window of Mycobacterium sp. ITM-2016-00318 DNA harbors:
- a CDS encoding limonene-1,2-epoxide hydrolase family protein codes for MTASTPAVDTTANARVVETFLYALQDQDFDTADASLADNIVWENVGYPTMRGRKRIVGIFRRGQGRVGFEVKFHRIAAEGNAVLTERTDALIFGPVRMQFWVCGVFEVHGGKITLWRDYFDLLDVVKGTVRGLVGTFVPALRPTM; via the coding sequence ATGACGGCGAGCACACCAGCAGTGGACACCACGGCCAACGCACGGGTAGTCGAGACGTTCCTCTACGCGCTACAGGACCAGGATTTCGATACGGCTGACGCGAGCCTGGCCGACAACATCGTTTGGGAGAACGTCGGCTACCCCACCATGCGGGGTCGCAAGCGCATTGTCGGCATCTTCCGCCGCGGGCAAGGACGGGTCGGCTTCGAGGTCAAGTTTCACCGGATCGCCGCCGAAGGCAACGCGGTGCTGACCGAGCGCACCGACGCGCTGATCTTCGGCCCCGTTCGCATGCAGTTCTGGGTGTGCGGTGTCTTCGAGGTGCACGGCGGCAAGATCACCCTGTGGCGGGACTATTTCGATCTGCTCGACGTCGTGAAGGGAACGGTGCGCGGACTTGTCGGCACATTCGTGCCGGCGCTGCGGCCGACGATGTGA
- the pgsA gene encoding CDP-diacylglycerol--glycerol-3-phosphate 3-phosphatidyltransferase, whose amino-acid sequence MSGQPSTDPVIPQAKVANVANVLTGLRLVLVPVFLIALFAGDGHETAWRVTAFVIFAVAVITDRFDGALARSYGIETDFGRLADPIADKTLIGAALIGLSMLGELPWWVTVVILVREIGITGLRFAVLRHGVIPASRGGKLKTLVQAVAIGLFVLPLSGPWLTGAWVVMAAAILLTVLTGIDYVVSAIRDSRRRVAGQ is encoded by the coding sequence GTGTCGGGCCAACCCTCCACCGATCCGGTGATCCCCCAGGCGAAGGTGGCGAACGTCGCCAATGTCCTCACCGGGCTGCGGTTGGTGTTGGTGCCGGTCTTCCTGATCGCGCTCTTCGCCGGCGACGGCCACGAAACAGCATGGCGCGTCACCGCTTTCGTCATCTTCGCGGTCGCGGTGATCACCGACCGGTTCGACGGCGCGCTGGCCCGCAGCTACGGAATCGAGACCGACTTCGGCCGGCTGGCCGACCCCATCGCCGACAAGACGTTGATCGGCGCCGCGCTGATCGGCCTGTCCATGCTCGGCGAGCTGCCGTGGTGGGTGACCGTGGTGATCCTTGTCCGCGAGATCGGGATCACGGGCCTGCGCTTCGCGGTGCTGCGGCACGGGGTGATCCCGGCCAGCCGCGGCGGCAAGCTCAAGACGCTCGTGCAGGCGGTCGCAATCGGGCTGTTCGTTTTGCCGCTGTCGGGCCCGTGGCTGACCGGCGCATGGGTCGTGATGGCCGCCGCGATCCTGCTCACCGTGCTCACCGGCATCGACTACGTAGTGTCCGCGATCCGCGATTCTCGCCGGCGAGTCGCAGGTCAGTGA
- the pspA gene encoding phage shock protein PspA, translated as MANPFSKAWRYLMALFSSKVDEYADPKVQIQQAIEDAQRQHQALTQQAAQVIGNQRQLEMRLNRQLADIEKLQVNVRQALTLADQATSAGDAAKATEYNNAAEAFAAQLVTAEQSVEDLKGLHDQALQAAGQAKKAVEQNAMMLQQKIGERTKLLSQLEQAKMQEQVSASLQSMSELAAPGNTPTLDEVRQKIERRYANAMGAAELAQNSVQGRMMEVQQASVQMAGHSRLEQIRASMRGEALPSGGASGVTPGAAAPATPASTPEATPEKPIGQ; from the coding sequence ATGGCCAATCCGTTCTCCAAGGCGTGGCGCTATCTGATGGCGCTGTTCAGCTCCAAGGTCGACGAGTACGCCGATCCGAAGGTGCAGATCCAGCAGGCCATCGAAGACGCGCAACGGCAGCACCAGGCGTTGACGCAGCAGGCGGCCCAGGTCATCGGCAACCAGCGCCAGCTGGAGATGCGGCTGAACCGCCAGCTCGCCGATATCGAGAAGCTGCAGGTCAACGTCCGTCAGGCGCTGACGCTGGCCGATCAGGCCACGTCCGCCGGGGACGCCGCCAAGGCCACCGAGTACAACAATGCCGCTGAAGCGTTCGCCGCCCAACTTGTCACCGCCGAGCAGAGCGTGGAAGACCTCAAGGGCCTGCACGATCAGGCGCTGCAGGCCGCGGGTCAGGCCAAGAAGGCCGTCGAGCAGAACGCGATGATGCTGCAGCAGAAGATCGGCGAACGCACGAAGCTGCTCAGCCAGCTGGAGCAGGCCAAGATGCAGGAGCAGGTGAGCGCTTCGCTGCAGTCGATGAGCGAGCTCGCCGCCCCTGGTAACACCCCGACCCTCGACGAGGTCCGGCAGAAGATCGAACGTCGCTACGCCAACGCGATGGGCGCCGCCGAGCTCGCGCAGAACTCCGTGCAGGGCCGCATGATGGAGGTGCAGCAGGCCAGCGTGCAGATGGCGGGTCACTCTCGGCTGGAGCAGATCCGGGCGTCCATGCGCGGCGAGGCGTTACCCTCTGGGGGCGCGTCCGGCGTGACGCCCGGCGCTGCGGCCCCCGCCACCCCCGCCTCGACGCCGGAGGCGACGCCCGAGAAGCCGATCGGCCAGTAG
- a CDS encoding peroxiredoxin-like family protein yields the protein MFRVGDKVNARTLTTFTGTQMRLPASDRTVHLQFRRFAGCPICNLHLREVASRSVEIQDAGVVEMVVFHSSAGRLRQYQADLPFAVIADPERKLYKEFGVNWSLRSLFHVDAARAAVRGMRQTTSLIGGLAPRENHLGKPADFLIDPDGTIKACKYGAHADDQWSVDELLDLASQKRPT from the coding sequence ATGTTCAGGGTCGGCGACAAGGTCAACGCGCGAACGCTGACCACATTTACCGGCACGCAGATGCGCCTGCCGGCTTCAGATCGGACCGTTCATCTGCAGTTCCGGCGCTTTGCAGGATGCCCGATCTGCAACCTCCACCTCCGTGAGGTGGCGAGCCGAAGCGTCGAGATCCAGGACGCCGGTGTCGTCGAGATGGTCGTCTTCCACTCGTCCGCAGGACGACTTCGCCAATATCAGGCCGACCTGCCTTTCGCGGTGATTGCCGACCCGGAACGCAAGCTGTACAAGGAGTTCGGCGTCAATTGGTCGCTGCGCTCGCTGTTCCATGTCGACGCCGCCCGCGCCGCAGTTCGCGGCATGCGTCAGACCACATCGCTCATCGGTGGCCTTGCGCCCAGAGAAAACCACCTGGGCAAGCCAGCTGACTTCCTCATCGACCCGGACGGCACGATCAAAGCATGTAAATATGGCGCCCACGCTGACGACCAGTGGTCGGTCGACGAACTGCTCGACCTCGCCTCCCAGAAACGTCCAACGTGA
- a CDS encoding phage shock envelope stress response protein PspM: MKQRSTSSRPEAWRSLVQRGVDTAAELSDVLAQKLNSAADPRAKQLRKRKWALWLTLFFTASCLFLIFVTWLLATWNTPAWALFIPAPIAVGAGFLATLAFLRYRWLRGEPLPPQRSRATRRPPPFGSAARQPMAALAASERGLFSLVSVMERGAMLPDSELRELIAVANRSAATMAATANEVVSMERAIANAPGSRAHLSPTISAFTAQLDNGARQYNDMVTAAAQLVSAANTGPMSSSPMSQQRYRDELGNATDRLTGWAQAFEELGQLRRA, from the coding sequence GTGAAGCAGCGCTCGACATCGAGTAGGCCGGAGGCCTGGCGATCGCTGGTGCAACGCGGGGTTGACACCGCCGCCGAGCTGTCCGATGTGCTGGCTCAGAAGCTCAATTCCGCGGCCGACCCGCGCGCCAAGCAACTGCGCAAGCGCAAATGGGCGCTGTGGTTGACGCTGTTCTTCACGGCGTCGTGCCTGTTCCTCATCTTCGTGACGTGGCTGCTTGCGACGTGGAACACGCCGGCGTGGGCGCTGTTCATCCCCGCGCCGATCGCCGTCGGCGCCGGTTTTCTGGCCACGCTGGCGTTTCTGCGCTACCGCTGGTTGCGAGGAGAGCCGTTGCCTCCGCAGCGGTCGCGCGCGACGCGCCGGCCGCCGCCGTTCGGCTCGGCCGCCCGGCAGCCGATGGCCGCACTCGCTGCGTCGGAGCGCGGGCTGTTCTCGCTCGTCAGCGTGATGGAACGCGGTGCAATGCTGCCCGACAGCGAGTTGCGTGAACTGATCGCGGTCGCCAACCGATCCGCCGCGACCATGGCGGCGACCGCCAACGAGGTGGTGTCGATGGAGCGGGCGATCGCCAACGCGCCCGGGTCACGCGCACATCTCTCACCGACGATCAGCGCGTTCACGGCACAGCTCGACAACGGCGCCCGCCAGTACAACGACATGGTCACCGCCGCAGCGCAACTGGTGTCGGCCGCCAACACCGGGCCGATGTCGAGTTCGCCGATGTCGCAGCAGCGCTACCGAGACGAACTGGGTAACGCCACCGACCGGCTCACCGGCTGGGCGCAGGCTTTCGAGGAACTCGGCCAGCTCAGAAGGGCGTAA
- a CDS encoding mycofactocin-coupled SDR family oxidoreductase produces MASLDGKVAFITGAARGQGRAEAVRLASDGADVIAVDICDQIASVPYPMATPDDLAQTVKLVEDAGARIVAREADVRDRDALSTALQAGLDQFGRLDIVIANAGIAPMETGDAGWRDVIDVNLTGAFHTVEVAIPTMVEQGDGGAIVLISSVAGLVPMNSPDPGGLGYTAAKHGMVGLMRQYANILARHSIRVNTVHPTGVNTPMIDNDYVRSWLQRMGGGAGGNAMPVPAVEAEDIANAVAWLVSDAARYVTGVTLPVDAGAVVKH; encoded by the coding sequence ATGGCATCTCTCGACGGCAAGGTTGCATTCATCACCGGTGCCGCTCGGGGGCAAGGGCGGGCGGAAGCCGTGCGGCTGGCGTCCGACGGCGCCGACGTCATCGCAGTCGACATCTGTGACCAGATCGCGTCGGTGCCCTATCCGATGGCCACGCCCGACGATCTCGCTCAGACCGTCAAACTCGTCGAGGACGCGGGTGCACGCATCGTGGCACGAGAGGCCGACGTCCGCGATCGCGATGCCTTGAGCACCGCACTGCAGGCCGGCCTCGACCAGTTCGGCAGGCTCGACATCGTCATCGCGAACGCCGGCATCGCTCCGATGGAAACAGGAGACGCGGGCTGGCGTGACGTGATCGATGTCAACCTCACCGGCGCCTTCCACACCGTCGAGGTCGCGATCCCGACGATGGTCGAACAAGGCGACGGCGGTGCGATCGTGCTGATCAGTTCGGTCGCGGGCCTGGTGCCCATGAACAGCCCTGATCCGGGCGGGCTCGGATACACCGCCGCCAAACACGGCATGGTCGGGCTGATGCGGCAGTACGCGAACATCCTCGCTCGACATAGCATTCGGGTTAATACCGTTCACCCAACCGGTGTCAACACCCCCATGATCGACAACGATTACGTCCGAAGTTGGCTACAGCGCATGGGCGGCGGTGCCGGAGGCAACGCGATGCCGGTGCCTGCGGTCGAGGCAGAGGACATCGCCAACGCCGTGGCATGGTTGGTATCCGATGCCGCCCGCTACGTCACAGGCGTGACACTGCCCGTGGACGCGGGAGCGGTAGTCAAGCACTGA
- a CDS encoding amino-acid N-acetyltransferase, whose amino-acid sequence MSDRWDSRADGLVLRRATTSDVPAIKALVDIYSGRILLEKNLVTLYEGIQEFWVAERDGELIGCGALHVLWADLGEVRTVAVHPKVTGQGVGHLIVDRLLDVARELHLGRIFVLTFETEFFSRHGFVEIEGTPVTAEVYEEMCRSYDTGVAEFLDLSYVKPNILGNSRMLLTLK is encoded by the coding sequence GTGAGCGATAGGTGGGATTCGCGCGCCGACGGGCTCGTCTTGCGCCGCGCCACCACGTCGGATGTGCCCGCGATCAAGGCGCTCGTCGACATCTACTCCGGCCGCATCCTGCTGGAGAAGAACCTGGTCACCCTGTACGAGGGGATCCAGGAGTTCTGGGTCGCCGAGCGCGACGGCGAGTTGATCGGCTGCGGCGCCCTGCACGTGCTGTGGGCCGACCTCGGCGAGGTGCGCACCGTGGCGGTGCATCCGAAGGTGACGGGTCAGGGCGTGGGACACCTGATCGTCGACCGGTTGCTTGACGTGGCCCGCGAACTGCACCTGGGGCGCATCTTCGTGCTCACCTTCGAAACCGAGTTCTTCAGCAGGCACGGGTTCGTAGAGATCGAGGGCACCCCGGTGACCGCCGAGGTCTACGAGGAGATGTGCCGCTCGTATGACACCGGCGTCGCGGAGTTCCTCGACCTGTCCTACGTCAAGCCGAACATCCTCGGAAACTCCCGAATGCTGCTGACTCTCAAATAA
- a CDS encoding DNA translocase FtsK codes for MPSKTAARSGARSSRSKASSRSGSRPARPAPRRKPAKRRTASPVPAAGLAIGRGARAGWFMLARGAGSTARSVGRARDIDPGHRRDGLALALLGVAVIVVASSWFDAARPVGGWIDNFLRVLIGSAVLLLPIALVAIAVVLMRSEPDPDARPRLILGAAMITLPMLGLWHLWSGSPDNPAGRQHASGFLGFAIGGPLAEGLTQWIAAPLLFIGALFGLLLITGTTIREVPDTVRAMFGTRMLRDEDEYYDDEEFDGRAGAEPEDFSDGYYDDPAAFSDSEAHAWPAGSAAAATLRSGTPMENYPLDEEAPTVPEPTRAAKRKKTKPAKPVSDRVVEGPYNLPSLELLAKGDPPKRRSSATDHTAEAISEVLQQFKVNASVTGCTRGPTVTRYEVELGPGVKVEKITQLQKNIAYAVATESVRMLAPIPGKSAVGIEVPNTDREMVRLADVLTDPSTRSDHHPLVIALGKDIEGEYISWNLAKMPHLLVAGSTGSGKSSFVNSMLVSLLARATPEEVRMILIDPKMVELTPYEGIPHLITPIVTQPKKAAAALAWLVEEMEQRYQDMQASRVRHIDDFNKKVRSGEISAPLGSERVYRPYPYVVAIVDELADLMMTAPRDVEDAVVRITQKARAAGIHLVLATQRPSVDVVTGLIKTNVPSRLAFATSSLTDSRVILDQQGAEKLIGMGDGLFIPMGANKPIRLQGAYVSDEEIQAVVSACKDQAEPEYTEGVTAAKPNSERTDVDPDIGDDMDVFLQAVELVVSSQFGSTSMLQRKLRVGFAKAGRLMDLMETRGIVGPSEGSKAREVLVKPDELAGTLALIRGNGAGDDEID; via the coding sequence ATGCCAAGTAAGACCGCTGCGCGCTCCGGTGCCCGTTCGAGCAGGTCAAAGGCCAGTTCGCGGTCGGGGTCCCGGCCAGCTCGGCCCGCGCCGCGCCGCAAACCCGCCAAACGGCGGACCGCGTCACCCGTCCCGGCCGCCGGGCTGGCCATTGGCCGGGGCGCGCGCGCCGGCTGGTTCATGCTCGCCAGGGGGGCCGGCTCGACGGCCCGATCGGTGGGTCGGGCCCGCGATATCGACCCCGGACACCGCCGCGACGGGCTCGCGCTCGCGCTGCTCGGCGTCGCAGTCATCGTCGTGGCCAGTTCGTGGTTCGACGCCGCCCGGCCGGTCGGCGGCTGGATCGACAACTTCTTGCGCGTGCTGATCGGCTCGGCCGTTCTGCTGCTGCCCATCGCTCTCGTCGCGATCGCGGTCGTCCTGATGCGCAGCGAGCCCGATCCCGACGCCAGGCCGCGGCTGATCCTCGGCGCGGCGATGATCACCCTGCCGATGCTCGGCCTGTGGCATTTGTGGTCCGGTTCCCCCGACAATCCGGCCGGACGCCAGCACGCCTCCGGTTTCCTCGGATTCGCGATCGGCGGCCCGTTGGCGGAGGGGCTGACCCAGTGGATCGCCGCGCCGCTGTTGTTCATCGGCGCACTGTTCGGTCTGCTGCTGATCACCGGCACGACGATCCGCGAGGTCCCCGACACCGTGCGGGCGATGTTCGGCACCCGCATGCTGCGCGACGAGGACGAGTACTACGACGACGAGGAGTTCGACGGCCGTGCCGGAGCGGAACCGGAGGACTTCTCCGACGGCTACTACGACGATCCCGCGGCATTCAGCGACAGCGAGGCCCATGCCTGGCCGGCAGGATCCGCAGCGGCGGCGACGTTGCGTTCCGGCACGCCGATGGAGAACTACCCGCTCGACGAAGAGGCGCCGACGGTGCCTGAGCCGACCCGCGCAGCCAAGCGCAAGAAGACAAAGCCGGCCAAGCCGGTGTCCGATCGAGTCGTCGAGGGCCCCTACAACCTGCCGTCGCTCGAGCTGCTGGCCAAGGGCGATCCGCCGAAGCGACGCTCCTCGGCCACGGACCACACCGCCGAGGCGATCTCCGAAGTGCTGCAGCAATTCAAGGTGAACGCCTCGGTCACCGGGTGCACGCGCGGGCCCACCGTCACCCGATACGAGGTCGAACTCGGCCCGGGCGTCAAGGTCGAGAAGATCACCCAGCTGCAGAAGAACATCGCGTATGCGGTCGCCACCGAAAGCGTCCGGATGCTCGCGCCGATCCCCGGCAAGTCCGCCGTCGGCATCGAGGTGCCCAACACCGACCGCGAGATGGTGCGCCTCGCCGACGTGTTGACCGATCCGTCGACCCGCAGCGACCATCACCCACTGGTGATCGCGCTCGGTAAAGACATCGAGGGCGAGTACATCTCGTGGAACCTCGCGAAGATGCCGCACCTCTTGGTCGCCGGTTCGACCGGTTCGGGGAAGTCGAGCTTCGTCAACTCGATGCTGGTGTCGCTGCTGGCGCGCGCCACCCCGGAGGAGGTCAGGATGATCCTGATCGACCCGAAGATGGTGGAACTCACTCCGTATGAGGGCATTCCGCACCTGATCACCCCGATCGTCACGCAACCCAAGAAGGCCGCCGCGGCGCTGGCGTGGTTGGTCGAGGAGATGGAGCAGCGCTACCAGGACATGCAGGCGTCGCGGGTACGCCACATCGACGATTTCAACAAAAAAGTGAGATCCGGAGAAATCTCGGCGCCGTTGGGCAGCGAGCGGGTGTACCGGCCCTACCCCTACGTGGTGGCGATCGTCGACGAGTTGGCCGACCTGATGATGACGGCGCCGCGCGACGTCGAGGACGCCGTCGTGCGGATCACCCAGAAGGCCAGGGCCGCCGGCATTCACCTGGTGCTGGCCACCCAGCGGCCCTCGGTCGATGTGGTCACCGGCCTGATCAAGACAAACGTGCCGTCGCGGTTGGCGTTCGCGACGTCGTCGCTGACCGACAGCCGCGTCATCCTCGATCAGCAGGGCGCCGAAAAGCTGATCGGCATGGGCGACGGGCTGTTCATCCCGATGGGCGCCAACAAGCCGATCCGGCTGCAGGGCGCCTACGTGTCCGACGAGGAGATCCAGGCCGTCGTCAGCGCGTGCAAGGACCAGGCCGAGCCCGAGTACACCGAGGGAGTCACCGCCGCCAAGCCCAACAGCGAGCGCACCGACGTCGACCCCGACATCGGCGACGACATGGACGTCTTCCTGCAGGCCGTCGAACTCGTGGTGTCCAGCCAGTTCGGTTCCACGTCGATGTTGCAACGCAAGCTGCGGGTGGGTTTCGCCAAGGCGGGGCGGTTGATGGACCTCATGGAAACCCGCGGAATCGTCGGTCCCAGTGAGGGTTCGAAGGCGCGCGAGGTCTTGGTGAAACCCGACGAGCTGGCGGGCACGCTCGCGCTGATCCGCGGCAACGGCGCCGGCGACGACGAGATTGACTGA
- the clgR gene encoding transcriptional regulator ClgR, whose protein sequence is MGTLLREVIGDVLRRARMDQGRTLREVSDAARVSLGYLSEVERGRKEASSELLGSICGALEVPLSRVLSDAGDEMAREELKAFIRESATAANIDATTKVVIPHAVSMAVA, encoded by the coding sequence ATGGGGACATTGCTGCGCGAGGTCATCGGCGACGTGCTGCGTCGTGCCCGCATGGACCAGGGCCGCACGCTGCGCGAGGTGTCCGACGCCGCGCGCGTGAGCCTCGGCTACCTGTCGGAGGTCGAGCGGGGCCGCAAGGAAGCCTCGAGCGAACTCCTCGGCTCCATCTGCGGCGCTCTGGAGGTCCCGCTGTCGCGGGTGCTGTCCGACGCGGGCGACGAGATGGCCCGCGAGGAGCTCAAGGCGTTCATCCGCGAGTCGGCGACCGCCGCGAATATCGACGCCACCACCAAGGTCGTCATCCCGCACGCCGTGTCGATGGCGGTCGCCTAA
- a CDS encoding putative quinol monooxygenase, translated as MPVVVVATLKAKAESVEAVREAGKKALAGVHEEPGCDLYSLHEAEDGTFIFVEQWADADALKAHSTAPAVGAFFGEIGEHLDGAPDIKLLQTVVGGDPAKAQLRP; from the coding sequence ATGCCTGTTGTCGTCGTCGCCACGTTGAAGGCCAAAGCCGAGTCCGTCGAGGCCGTCCGGGAGGCGGGCAAAAAGGCGCTCGCCGGGGTGCACGAGGAACCCGGTTGCGATCTGTATTCCCTGCACGAGGCCGAGGACGGAACTTTCATCTTCGTCGAGCAGTGGGCCGACGCCGATGCCCTCAAAGCCCACAGCACCGCCCCGGCCGTCGGAGCGTTCTTCGGCGAGATCGGCGAGCACCTCGACGGCGCACCGGACATCAAGCTGCTCCAGACCGTCGTCGGCGGCGACCCGGCCAAGGCGCAGTTGCGTCCCTGA
- a CDS encoding ribonuclease J, whose amino-acid sequence MDIDIEPPGPLAPGGLRVTALGGISEIGRNMTVFEHLGRLLIVDCGVLFPNHDEPGVDLILPDLRLVEDRLDDVEALVLTHAHEDHIGAIPFLLELRPDIPLVGSKFTLALVAEKCREHRIKPAFIEVSEGQKSTHGVFECEYFHVNHSIPGCLAIAIHTGAGTVLHTGDIKLDQLPLDDNPTDLPGMSRLGDKGVDLFLCDSTNSEIPGVGPSESEVGPTLHRLIRGAEGRVIVACFASNVDRVQQIIDAAVSLGRRVSFVGRSMVRNMGIARELGYLKVDVDDVIDIGAAEMMAPERIVLITTGTQGEPMSALSRMSRGEHRSITLTPGDLIILSSSLIPGNEEAVYGVIDALAKIGARVVTNQQARVHVSGHAYSGELLFLYNGVRPRNVMPVHGTWRMLRANAALAIRSGVEPEGIVLAENGVSVDLVGGKASIAGAVPTGKMFVDGLITGDVGESTLGERLTLTSGFVAVTVVVHKGTGRPAAPAHLHSRGFSEDPKALEPVALKVEQELEVLAGDNITDVTRIAQAVRRIVGKWVGETYRRQPMIVPTVIEI is encoded by the coding sequence GTGGACATCGACATCGAGCCGCCGGGGCCATTGGCCCCTGGAGGTTTGCGGGTCACCGCGCTTGGTGGCATCAGCGAGATCGGCCGCAACATGACGGTGTTCGAGCACCTCGGCAGGTTGCTGATCGTCGACTGCGGGGTGCTGTTTCCCAACCACGACGAGCCGGGCGTCGATCTGATCCTGCCCGACCTGCGTCTCGTCGAGGACCGTCTCGACGACGTCGAGGCGCTGGTGCTGACCCATGCGCACGAGGACCACATCGGCGCGATCCCGTTCCTGCTCGAACTGCGGCCCGACATTCCGCTCGTCGGCTCGAAGTTCACCCTCGCGCTGGTGGCGGAGAAGTGCCGCGAGCACCGCATCAAGCCGGCGTTCATCGAGGTGTCGGAGGGTCAGAAGTCAACGCACGGAGTGTTCGAATGCGAATACTTCCACGTCAACCATTCGATTCCGGGATGCCTTGCGATCGCGATCCACACCGGCGCAGGCACCGTCCTGCACACCGGCGACATCAAGCTCGATCAGTTGCCGCTCGACGACAACCCCACCGACCTGCCGGGGATGTCGCGGCTCGGCGACAAGGGGGTGGATCTGTTCCTCTGCGACTCGACGAACTCCGAGATCCCCGGCGTCGGACCGTCGGAGAGCGAGGTCGGCCCGACGCTGCACCGGCTGATCCGCGGCGCTGAGGGCCGCGTCATCGTCGCGTGCTTCGCCTCCAATGTCGATCGCGTGCAACAGATCATCGACGCCGCCGTATCCCTCGGGCGTCGCGTCTCGTTCGTCGGGCGATCCATGGTGCGCAACATGGGAATCGCCCGCGAGTTGGGCTATCTGAAGGTCGACGTGGACGACGTCATAGACATCGGCGCGGCCGAAATGATGGCGCCGGAACGAATCGTGCTGATCACCACCGGTACCCAGGGTGAGCCGATGTCGGCGCTGTCGCGGATGTCGCGCGGTGAGCACCGCAGCATCACGCTGACACCCGGCGACCTGATCATCCTGTCGTCCTCGCTGATTCCCGGTAACGAGGAGGCGGTCTACGGCGTCATCGACGCCCTCGCCAAAATCGGTGCCCGCGTCGTCACCAATCAGCAGGCACGCGTGCATGTTTCGGGTCACGCCTACTCCGGTGAGTTGCTGTTTCTCTACAACGGCGTGCGGCCCCGCAACGTGATGCCCGTGCACGGCACATGGCGGATGCTGCGGGCCAATGCGGCTTTGGCCATCCGGTCCGGCGTCGAGCCGGAGGGGATCGTGCTCGCCGAGAACGGTGTCAGCGTCGACCTGGTGGGGGGGAAGGCGAGCATCGCGGGAGCGGTTCCGACCGGGAAGATGTTCGTCGACGGGCTGATCACCGGCGACGTCGGCGAATCGACCCTGGGCGAGCGGCTCACTCTGACTTCGGGTTTCGTCGCGGTCACCGTAGTCGTGCACAAGGGTACCGGCCGGCCGGCCGCGCCCGCACACCTGCACTCGCGCGGCTTCTCGGAGGATCCGAAGGCGCTGGAGCCTGTTGCTCTCAAGGTCGAGCAGGAGCTGGAAGTGCTTGCCGGTGACAACATCACCGATGTCACCCGCATCGCCCAGGCGGTGCGCCGGATTGTCGGCAAGTGGGTTGGGGAGACCTACCGCCGTCAGCCGATGATCGTGCCGACGGTCATCGAGATCTGA
- a CDS encoding SAM-dependent methyltransferase encodes MARNPAAQTAFGPIVQVAIEQYEPPGRRLVDDDLAAAILPAGQRAVVRVMRWPLLRRMTIRAGEKTVSGSWTIVTCRKRFIDDKINEALADVDAVVILGSGMDTRAFRITRRSDIAVFEVDLPVSIARKEAAAQRAIGQIPASVHLVPLDFERDDLIGTLTENGYRSDARTFFVWEGVTQYLTQDAVRTTLAALQGAPAGSRLTFTYVRRDFIDGTNMYGAAVLYNRFRRRRQVWKFGLEPDDIDAFVRTHGWRLVEQAGPDYYQQHYIRPAGRDLTASDLEWTAYCEKR; translated from the coding sequence ATGGCGCGAAATCCCGCCGCTCAGACCGCCTTCGGCCCCATAGTGCAGGTGGCGATCGAGCAGTACGAACCGCCGGGCCGTCGACTCGTCGACGACGACCTCGCCGCCGCGATCCTGCCCGCGGGGCAACGCGCGGTCGTTCGCGTGATGCGCTGGCCGTTGCTGCGCCGCATGACAATTCGCGCCGGCGAGAAGACAGTGTCCGGCTCGTGGACCATCGTCACATGCCGCAAACGCTTCATCGACGACAAAATAAATGAGGCGCTGGCGGACGTCGATGCCGTGGTCATCCTCGGATCCGGTATGGACACCAGGGCCTTCCGCATCACACGCCGGTCCGATATAGCGGTCTTCGAAGTCGACCTGCCGGTGAGCATCGCGCGCAAGGAGGCCGCGGCGCAACGCGCGATCGGCCAGATTCCCGCTTCGGTTCACCTGGTGCCGCTGGACTTCGAGCGCGACGATCTCATCGGCACGCTGACCGAGAACGGTTATCGCTCCGACGCGCGCACGTTCTTCGTCTGGGAAGGCGTGACGCAGTATCTGACCCAGGACGCCGTACGCACCACACTCGCAGCGCTGCAGGGCGCTCCCGCCGGGAGCCGGCTAACTTTCACCTATGTCCGCAGAGATTTCATCGACGGCACCAACATGTACGGCGCAGCGGTGCTGTACAACCGTTTTCGGCGCCGACGGCAGGTGTGGAAATTCGGCCTCGAGCCCGACGACATCGACGCGTTCGTCCGGACTCACGGGTGGCGACTCGTCGAACAGGCTGGCCCCGACTACTACCAGCAGCACTACATCCGGCCCGCCGGACGGGATCTGACCGCCTCGGATCTGGAATGGACCGCATACTGCGAGAAGCGCTGA